CGAGCGCGTCGAGAATATCGTCGGGCAGGCGGCCCGCGGCATGTGGATCTCGACCTTCCACTCGGCCTGCGTGCGCATCCTCCGCCGTGAGGCCGCGCAGTTCGGCTTCACGTCGTCGTTCACGATCTACGACTCGGGCGACTCCCGCGCCCTGCTGAAGAGGCTCGTCAAGGAGCACGAGGCCGACGCCTACGGGCACACGCCTGCGTCGGTGCAGGCCCGCATCTCCAAGCTCAAGAACGAGCTCGCCGACGCCGAGTCCTACGCGCGGCAGGCGAACATGGCCGATCCGGCGGAGCGGGTGTTCGTCGAGCTGTTCGCCGATTACCAGCGTCAGCTGCAGAGGGCCAACGCCTTCGACTTCGACGACCTCATCGGCCAGACGGTGTACCTGTTCCGGGCGTTCCCTCAGGTCGCCGACACCTATCGCCGCCGCTTCCGCCACATCCTCGTCGACGAGTACCAAGACACCAACCATGCGCAGTACGCGCTCATCCACGAGCTCACGCGCCCGGTCTCCGGTCCTTCGGCGGGCTCGGGAAACGGATACGAGGCGTCGAACGGCATGATGATCTTCGAGCCCGACCCGTCGTCCGGCTCAGAGTCCGGTGACACGGCGGGCGCCTCGTTGACCGTGGTCGGCGACTCCGACCAGTCGATCTACGCCTTCCGCGGCGCGGACATCCGCAACATCAGCGAGTTCGAGCGCGACTTCCCCGGCGCGAAGGTCGTGCTCCTGGAGCAGAACTACCGCTCCACGCAGAACATCCTGTCCGCAGCGAACGCCGTCATCGGCAACAACTTCGACCGCAAGGAGAAGAAGCTGTGGAGCGACAAGGGCGACGGTGACAAGATCATCGGCTTCACCGGGTATTCGCAGCACGACGAGGCCCAGTTCGTCGCCGACGAGATCGAGGCCCTGCGCCGTGCGGGGGTGCCGTACTCCGAGATGGCCGTGTTCTACCGCACGAACTCGCAGTCGCGCGCTCTGGAGGAGATCTTCATCCGGTCGGCGGTGCCGTACAAGATCATGGGCGGCACGAAGTTCTACGAGCGCGCCGAGATCAAAGACGCCCTGGCCTACCTCGTCGCGGTCGCGAACCCGGCCGACGAGATGGCCGTCCGCCGCATCCTCAACAAGCCGCGCCGAGGCATCGGCGACGTGACCGAGACGGCGATTGCGCGCTTCGCCGACGAACATGGCATCACCTTCCGCCAGGCGCTGTCGGTGCCGGGAGAGCTCGGGGTCGGCCCCAAGCTGCAGTCGGCGATCGCGCAGCTCGACGCCGTGCTCGCCGAGGCGACCGAGATCCTGCTGCCCTCGTCGGGTGAGGTCCCGCCGCCGACGAGCGTGGCGGAGGGTCTCAGCCTGCTCCTGTCGAAGAGCGGCTACCTCGACGCGCTCCGCGCGAGCCGTGACCCGCAGGACGAAGCCCGCCTCGAGAACCTCGACGAGTTCATCGCTGTCGCCCGCGACTTCGCCCGCAACAACCCCGAGGGCACGATCGTCGACTTCCTCACCGAGGTTGCTCTGGTCTCCGACGCCGACGACCTCGACGACGAATCGGGCGTCGTGTCGCTCATGACCATGCACACGGCGAAGGGTCTCGAGTACGACGCCGTGTTCGTGACGGGCGTCGAAGAAGACCTCATCCCGCACCGCATCTCGGCGGGGGAGCCAGGGGGTCCGCAAGAGGAGCGCCGGCTGTTCTACGTGGCGATCACGCGCGCGCGGAAGCGGCTCCATCTGTCCCTGGCCATGACGCGCGCGCAGTTCGGCGAGGTGTCCGTGGCCATGCCCAGCCGCTTCCTGCAGGAGATCCCCGCCTCGCTGATCGACTGGCGGCAGTCACCGGGCGACGTCAATTCCCGCGGCGGCATGCAGTCCCGTGCCCTCAACGCGCGCCGCGCTGGGGGCTTCGGCGGCTCGGGCGACCGCTTCGGCGTGAAGCCGCTGCCGACGCGCGAGAAGCTCACGCCGCTCTCGACCGCGATGGACAAGATCCCCAACCGTGTGACGGCCAAGATGCGCGACAACGGCGACCTCGAGCTCGCCGCGGGCGATCGCATCCGTCATTCCGATTTCGGCGAAGGGCGCGTCGACGCGGTCACCGGCGAGGGCGCGAAGCGCATCGCGCACGTGCGTTTCGACACGGCAGGTCTGAAGAAGCTCCTCATCAAGGTGGCTCCGATCGAGAAGATCTGAGTCCGGCTGCCTGAACGGTTGCTGGCAGGCGGCGGCGAAGACCCCGGATGCCGTCTGGCCGATGCGCCGTGACGGTTAGGCTGGCTCATATGGCCCTCTTCTCACGCCGCAAGAAGTCCGCTGACGACGTCGTCACGACGGCATCCGCTCCTGCAGGGACGGAGACTGCCGCCGAGGCGGAGTCTCCTGCCGAGGCGGGGTCTCCGGCCGGGGCGGGGTCTCCCGTCGGACCGGACGCTCCCGGCACGGGATCCCCCGAGGCAGCTCCGACCGTCGCGATCTCCGTGCAGGCGTTCCGCGGCGTGGGCGCCGAGGCGGGTCCCGAGGTGTCGCTGCAGGACGAGCCGGCGAAGGCCGGCCCCTCGTCTCCCGCAGCGTCGTCCGCAGCATCCGCTCCCTCGGCCGCGCCGTCGGCTCCGGCGGCTCCCCAGGAGCGCCGCCTGCCGCTCGCACCCGCGCTTCCGCCCGAGCAGACCGAGAGCGTGCCGGGCATGAAAGACAACGTGCTGCTGCGTGAAGCCCTCGCACAGCTCGAGGAGGGGGCCAGCAACGAGGAGCTGCTTGGCGTGATGCGTCAGGCGCTCCAGGGGCACCTCTACATCCGGGTCAACGGCGACGCGCGTGCACAGATCAGCGAGGGCAAGCCGCTGTCGGTCGCGGTCGTGCGTGACGCCGAGCGCCAGTTCATGCTGGCGTTCAGCTCGGCCGCCGCCGTGCGCGACTCCGTACAGCTCGAAGCAGATCCCGCCGCGACCTCCGCGGTCGCCCAGCCGGTGACCTCGGTGATGCAGCAGGTCGTGGCCGGTGACTTCGCCGGCCTCATCATCGACAACGCCTCCGCGCCGCACCGTGTGGTGCTGCCGTCGGAGCTGCTGCAGAAGGCGCTCGAGCAGAGCGACCTCGAGATGGCCGTCAAGACGATCCTCGCGTCGCCTCGGCAGCCCGATTCGGCGGTGAAGCTCGGCGAAGCGCTGTCGACCAAGCGCATGTGGGTCGCGGTGAACGACGGCACCGGCGGAGCTCCGGTCGGCATCGCCGAGGCGCAGACGCCAGACGGCAAGCGGTTCCTGCAGCTCTTCTCGCACCCGCTCGAAGTGATCGCGATGGGCAGGGGCGACCGGCCCCTCCCGTTCGAACCGGAGCAGCTCGCGAAGGTGCTGACGGGCCACCCCGAGATTGCGGGCGTGATCGTGGATCCTGCCGGACCCACCATGATCGTCGAGCGCGACGCGCTCGCACCGGTGCTCGTGCTCGCCGTCGACCTCGGCGACTGACGGGGTTCCGCCGACCCCTGCGGGCACCCTAGGGTCGGAACATGGCCTCCGATCGCGTGACCCTGACCGTCGTCGACCCTGACGGGGAGCGCGAGGTCGTGCTTTCCAGCCCGAACAAGGAGGTCTGGCCGGAGCC
This Microbacterium sp. XT11 DNA region includes the following protein-coding sequences:
- a CDS encoding ATP-dependent helicase; protein product: MTEAPLIVPGSIGPRSSSAERGDDEFLAGLNPQQLEAVTYRGPALLIVAGAGSGKTSVLTRRIASLLRSREAWPSQILAITFTNKAAGEMRERVENIVGQAARGMWISTFHSACVRILRREAAQFGFTSSFTIYDSGDSRALLKRLVKEHEADAYGHTPASVQARISKLKNELADAESYARQANMADPAERVFVELFADYQRQLQRANAFDFDDLIGQTVYLFRAFPQVADTYRRRFRHILVDEYQDTNHAQYALIHELTRPVSGPSAGSGNGYEASNGMMIFEPDPSSGSESGDTAGASLTVVGDSDQSIYAFRGADIRNISEFERDFPGAKVVLLEQNYRSTQNILSAANAVIGNNFDRKEKKLWSDKGDGDKIIGFTGYSQHDEAQFVADEIEALRRAGVPYSEMAVFYRTNSQSRALEEIFIRSAVPYKIMGGTKFYERAEIKDALAYLVAVANPADEMAVRRILNKPRRGIGDVTETAIARFADEHGITFRQALSVPGELGVGPKLQSAIAQLDAVLAEATEILLPSSGEVPPPTSVAEGLSLLLSKSGYLDALRASRDPQDEARLENLDEFIAVARDFARNNPEGTIVDFLTEVALVSDADDLDDESGVVSLMTMHTAKGLEYDAVFVTGVEEDLIPHRISAGEPGGPQEERRLFYVAITRARKRLHLSLAMTRAQFGEVSVAMPSRFLQEIPASLIDWRQSPGDVNSRGGMQSRALNARRAGGFGGSGDRFGVKPLPTREKLTPLSTAMDKIPNRVTAKMRDNGDLELAAGDRIRHSDFGEGRVDAVTGEGAKRIAHVRFDTAGLKKLLIKVAPIEKI
- a CDS encoding SseB family protein, whose amino-acid sequence is MALFSRRKKSADDVVTTASAPAGTETAAEAESPAEAGSPAGAGSPVGPDAPGTGSPEAAPTVAISVQAFRGVGAEAGPEVSLQDEPAKAGPSSPAASSAASAPSAAPSAPAAPQERRLPLAPALPPEQTESVPGMKDNVLLREALAQLEEGASNEELLGVMRQALQGHLYIRVNGDARAQISEGKPLSVAVVRDAERQFMLAFSSAAAVRDSVQLEADPAATSAVAQPVTSVMQQVVAGDFAGLIIDNASAPHRVVLPSELLQKALEQSDLEMAVKTILASPRQPDSAVKLGEALSTKRMWVAVNDGTGGAPVGIAEAQTPDGKRFLQLFSHPLEVIAMGRGDRPLPFEPEQLAKVLTGHPEIAGVIVDPAGPTMIVERDALAPVLVLAVDLGD